Within Cloacibacillus sp., the genomic segment CGCGATAGGTGAGACATAAAATCTTTTTATTTTCGTCGTCGAACCTAGTTCTCCCACTGATCGTTTTGTCTGTCCATCTGACATACAGATAACAAAATATCCCCATTTTATATCCCCATCCCGAAGACAGAGTGTAAGCCTCTCCCGGCAGGCGTTAAAAAACCTAAAATTTTCCTTTATTTTTAAGCATAAACTTTTAGTTGTGAAATGGGAGCTATAATTGTTGTGATGACTAAAATTTTTCAAAATAATCATTTGCCTTTTTACTAGTGACTAAAATTATGATATGGTGCAGATGTTAGAAATTTCACATTAAGGAAAGGTCGTGCTATCTTATGAGTGGGAACAAAGTTAGCTGGCTCAATGTGGTAAAGTTCGCGGGTGCGTTTATCGCGTTCTTGATCGGCGCCGGTTTCGCAACAGGACAAGAAGTTTTCCAGTACTTCGCCGCTTATGGCTATGAGGGCTTCTTGGTCGGACTCTTCGTTCTTATCTGTTTCGTCTACGTCGGCGGGGATTTTATCGTCGCGGGTTTCAACGAGCATTTTAAAAACACAAATGACATCTATCGTTACTACTGCGGCAAGTATATCGGAGGCTTTTACGACTATTTCTCGATCGCCTTCATCTACATGTCGTATATCGTCATGCTCGGCGGCGCCGGCGCGACGGTCAACCAGTATTATCACCTTTCGCCGGTCGTCGGCGCCATCCTCATGATGGTCCTCTCCGTGGGAACCGTCGTCTTCGGCCTTGGCAAAATAGTTGACGTCATCGGCTCTATCGGCCCCCTGATCGTCATTATCGCCATCGGCGTCGGACTCGCGGCCATCGTTACAAACCCCGGCGGCATCGCCGAGGGCGCACGTCTGATCGCCTCGGGAGAGCTTGATATCACAAGGGTCGGCAGCAACTGGTTCATGTCTGGCACCTCATACGTAGGCTTCTGCATGCTCTGGCTCGCGGCCTTCCTCGCGGCTATGGGCACCAAAGCCAACAGCAAGAAAGAGGCCGTCATCGGCACCACGCTGGGCGCCATCGGTTTCGTACTCGGCGCGATCATCCTCATGCTCGGGCTTCTCTCTAGCCTGCAGGATCTCTATACCTCCGATATCCCCTCGCTCATCATCGCTGAAAAAATCTGGCCGCCTCTCGCCACCATATTCTCGGTCATAATCATCGCCGGTATCTATACGACGGCCGTCCCCCTTCTCTGGTCGGTCTCGGCGAGATTCTCGCAGGAAAAGACGACGAAGTTCTACGGGCTCACAGCAGGGCTCGCGGTGATCGCCTGTTTCGTCGCCCTTGAGCTGCCCTTCCGTAAGATCGTCAACGTGATCTACGGAGTAAACGGCTACGTCGGCATCCTCCTGATCTTCTTCATGCTCGCCAAGACCTGCGGCATAACGAAAAAACTCGCAAAGCAGAAGTAACCTCTAATATATCTAAGAAATATAAAGGGGCGGGAGGAGCGATACTCTTCCCGCCCTTTTGTGTGCCGGCACAGCTAAAAGAAAAATTTTTAGTCGTTTGAACATTAAAACACAAAGACTTTTTTGCCTTTATCATTTATAATATACGCCATTGCAGGTAAAAAACTTAATAAAGATGGGTGAATCGCTAAAATATATAATAAATGACATACAGCTCTGAATCAACGGTTTAACTTTATACGCTTAAACTGCAAAATATTCGATGTTTCTGTAATGGGAAGGTTTTCCCTATTTTTTAGTAACCATCGTTGTGAAAAATTTAACTAAGATTTGAAGGGACAGTGGTGTTGATATGAATAGAGAAAAGGTCAGCTGGTCTAATGTAATTAAGTTCGCGGGAGCGTTTATCGCCTTCCTTATCGGTTCCGGTTTCGCAACGGGACAGGAGATACTTCAATATTTCACAGCCTACGGCATGAAGGGGCTTCTGGCGGGGCTCTTTACCCTCGTCTGCCTCGTCTATGTCGGCGGGGATTTCATCGTCACCGGCTTCCGCGAGCGTTTCTCAAACACCAACGATATTTACAGATATTACTGCGGTAAGTATATCGGCGGCTTCTATGACTATTTCGCCATCGCCTTTCTCTATATGTCATATATCGTCATGGTGGCCGGCGCCGGCGCGACTCTCGCGCAGTACTACGGACTGCCGACATTCGTCGGCTGCATCGGAATGGCTTTCGTCTCCGCCTTCACCGTCACCTTCGGCCTTGGCAGGATCGTCGACGTTATCGGGACGATCGGGCCCGCGATCGTTTTGTTCGCGATCGGCATCGGCCTGGCCGCCATTTTCAAAAACCCCGAGGGCATAGCCCGGGGAGCGCAGATGATAGAGGCCGCGGAGGTCGAGATGACGAAGGTCGGCACAAACTGGTTCACCTCCGGCATGTCCTATGTGGGCTTCTCAATGCTCTGGCTCGCCGCCTTTCTCGCGGCGATGGGACAGAAGGCGAACTCCGCGAAGGAGGCCGTCATCGGCACGACGCTCGGCGCGACCGGTTTTGTCGTCGGGATCATCATTATGATGCTCGGCCTGCTTGCCAACCTTGACGCCGTCGCGATGACGGATATCCCCTCGCTTATTCTCGCGGAGAGGATATATCCGCCGATCGCCACCGTATTCTCCCTCATCATCATGGGCGGCATCTACACCACCTCCGTGCCGCTTCTCTGGTCCGTCTCAGCCCGTTTCTCACAGGAGATGACACGTAAATTTTATCTGCTCACGGTCGGGCTCGCCGTCTCCGGGTGCATCATCGGCCTGCTGCTGCCCTTTCAGCGTATCGTCAATATCATCTACGGCATCAACGGCTATGTCGGCATTATGCTGATCCTCTTCATGATCGTGACGACGGTCAGAAACATGAAAAAAGCCGCCTAAGGACAAAACCTCAGCCAAAACTGCATACGAAGGAGCCCGGCGCAAAATTTGTGCACCGGGCTCATCTATTTAAGTCTGTCAATTACCGCCGCCGGTCCGTTTTATGTTCCGGGCTAGAAACACTCATAGAAGTTGCGCAGCGTCCAGTAGAAGATGTGCGGCTGTTCGAGATAAGAGGTCTGGGAGGCGTCGGGGATGACGGCCATACGTGAACCGGGTATCAGCGAACGGTAGTATTCGCAGCTCTGCTGGCGGACCTGGTCGAACTCTCCGCATATCAGCAGCACCGCGATCTTGATGCTGCGCAGTTTGTCGGTGATGTCTATATCTTTCAGGATACCCTCGCAGGTAAATTCGCTGGGCCCCCACATGTGGCGGTAGACCATCATGCCGGAGGCCGTCTTCGGCTTGAGCGGCGTCGCCCGGTGGCCCGCCCGGTTGACGGTCGAGAGGCGGTAGCGGAAGTTATCGTTGTATTTCTTGATGATGTCCTGGTAGTAGCGCCCGTCAAAATGATGTTCCCTCTCGCACTGCTCCACCGTCTCAAGATAGTCTCCCCCAAGCTCGGCGAGGCGCTGTTTCGCGTCGGCTATCCAGATCTTCGTGCTGACGAGCGGGCTGATCATCGTGATGGATATTACGGGCGAGGGGCTGACGCGCAGCACATGCTCGGCGGCGAGGTATGCGCCCCACGAACGTCCGATGAGGTGAAGTTTGGGAGCTCCGATGGCGGCGATAAGGCTGCCCAGCGATTCTATATACCGCTCCGGCGTCCACAGGGATTCCTCTCCCGTATGCGAACGTTCGTCGCAGCCCAGCTGGTTGTAAAGATATACCGTGCGGTCCTCGGCAAGCATCTCCGCCATCGGCCGGAAGGATTCAATGTTGCCGCCCGGGCCTCCGTGGATGTAGAGGACGGGAATATTTTGGCTATTCTCCGCACCATAGATGTTAAGGCTGATAAAGCCTCCGGGAACATTGATGTACTCAGTTTTCATACTGACAGCCATTACTATCGCCTCCTTGTTTTACTTTCGCTCCGTTCTTGAGAAACCGCCGGTTACGCGCGCCGTCAAAAAGACAAACCGCGTTTTATTACAGAAACCTGAGTTATCCCCTCTCGCGGGGAGCTTCGTCTAAACCGGCGGCACGGACGTATAGGATCTAAAAAACGCCGTCCGAGCGCTTTGAACAAGATAATTATAGCACAATATTCTGACAATATTAAGTCTAAAATAGATGTAATTGCGATAAATAAGGAGGGCTGACGCTTGTTTCAGCGATATTTTTCAAGGATTTTTGAACGTTTGATGTATAAGATCAAGGGTATGCCGATGGCGTAACAGATGACCGCCTGGCTCACGCCGATGTAGAGCATGGACAGAAGCATCGGCGTTGCGGAGAGCACGGCGATATAGGCGCCGACCACAACGGCGTTGATGACGACAGGCGGCAGGGCCGCGAGCCAAACGTTAGGCATCTTCGCCGTCATCCAGGCGGCGGCAAGGGTCGCCGCGCTACCGAGGATGATATCGGTCAATCCGAAGCCGCCAAGCATATTTGAGACCAAACAGCCGATAAAGAGGCCCGGCACCGCCTCCGGCAGACAGAAGGGCAGCAGCGTCAGCGCCTCGGAGACCCGGAACTGGACAGGGCCGAAGGATATCGGCGCCAAGACAAAGGTGATTCCCGTATAGAGGGCGGCGATCAGGGCGGAGAGCGCTATTCTGTGCGTGGTAAAAAATCTTTTATTTTCCATGGGGTGTATTATACTACAAAAAGAGAGGAGGGTGCCGAAATGGAGGGTCCGGTCAGAAGGATAGAGATAATCAGGGTCAGTTCCGCGGATGAACCGCTCGCCGTGGAGGACGAGCTGCTCTCGGAGAGGGCGGTATCCCTTTATATAGACGGAAAATATGACGGTTCCGCGGTGATCACCGCGGGAAGCGAAGAGCTGTGGGCGGCGGGAAATATGCGCTGCCGCGGCCTGATTTCATCTTATGGCGATATCGAAAAAATCTCGTCCGGCGGATACCGGGTAGACGTTATTCTTAAAAGGAAACCGATTGAGGTCAAGCCCGAACCGCTGCCGCTG encodes:
- a CDS encoding proline iminopeptidase-family hydrolase — protein: MAVSMKTEYINVPGGFISLNIYGAENSQNIPVLYIHGGPGGNIESFRPMAEMLAEDRTVYLYNQLGCDERSHTGEESLWTPERYIESLGSLIAAIGAPKLHLIGRSWGAYLAAEHVLRVSPSPVISITMISPLVSTKIWIADAKQRLAELGGDYLETVEQCEREHHFDGRYYQDIIKKYNDNFRYRLSTVNRAGHRATPLKPKTASGMMVYRHMWGPSEFTCEGILKDIDITDKLRSIKIAVLLICGEFDQVRQQSCEYYRSLIPGSRMAVIPDASQTSYLEQPHIFYWTLRNFYECF
- a CDS encoding QueT transporter family protein is translated as MENKRFFTTHRIALSALIAALYTGITFVLAPISFGPVQFRVSEALTLLPFCLPEAVPGLFIGCLVSNMLGGFGLTDIILGSAATLAAAWMTAKMPNVWLAALPPVVINAVVVGAYIAVLSATPMLLSMLYIGVSQAVICYAIGIPLILYIKRSKILEKYR